One genomic segment of Helicobacter enhydrae includes these proteins:
- a CDS encoding thiamine-binding protein: MSVLMEFNVFSIAGAVSKRKEVAKLLKSLKDKGIEFSLNPMGTIVECENMQKALEILNFATQNVDAQRFYVIAKFDCYNQRKDLLATRVEDTLREIENLDE; encoded by the coding sequence ATGTCTGTTTTAATGGAGTTCAATGTTTTCAGCATTGCAGGTGCAGTTTCCAAAAGAAAAGAAGTAGCCAAGCTTCTCAAAAGCCTAAAAGACAAGGGTATTGAGTTTAGCCTCAATCCAATGGGAACGATTGTAGAATGTGAAAATATGCAAAAAGCTTTGGAAATCCTAAATTTTGCCACTCAAAATGTAGATGCCCAGAGATTCTATGTCATCGCCAAGTTTGACTGCTACAATCAACGCAAGGATTTGTTAGCGACTAGAGTTGAGGATACATTAAGGGAGATAGAAAATCTAGATGAGTGA
- the pdxA gene encoding 4-hydroxythreonine-4-phosphate dehydrogenase, whose amino-acid sequence MNQSSHPRPKIAISCGDINGVGLEILLKSHQAILDQVEPIYCVHFELLQQASQRLNLPMPDTLKPTHCLPPPAPIPQITPSLISKESGLYSYESFILACTLCETHAAQAITTLPIHKKAWNLAGITEIGHTEALSKRYKQKGIMMLGCEKMFVALFSDHIPLKEVASHIKQEDLQRFFVRLFQSLKAQKYCVMGLNPHCGDGGIIGDEDSIIAQAIKESNAWLGGDYFVGPIPCDCAFIPSKRQEFQIWVGMYHDIALSTLKALYFDESINVTLGIDILRTSVDHGVAFDIAYSNQAKTRSYLNAIAYAKTLIHQKEH is encoded by the coding sequence ATGAATCAATCTAGCCACCCACGCCCCAAAATCGCAATCAGTTGTGGGGACATCAATGGTGTAGGATTGGAAATCTTGCTCAAATCCCATCAAGCAATCCTTGATCAAGTAGAGCCGATTTATTGTGTGCATTTTGAGCTACTCCAACAAGCAAGCCAACGCCTCAATCTCCCAATGCCTGACACTCTCAAACCGACGCACTGCCTCCCACCCCCAGCACCAATCCCCCAAATCACCCCCTCTCTTATCAGCAAGGAGAGTGGATTGTATAGTTATGAAAGTTTTATCCTTGCTTGCACACTTTGTGAGACACATGCAGCTCAAGCCATCACAACGCTCCCTATCCACAAAAAAGCTTGGAATCTCGCAGGAATCACAGAGATTGGACACACTGAAGCATTGAGCAAACGCTACAAGCAAAAAGGCATTATGATGCTTGGGTGTGAAAAAATGTTTGTCGCACTTTTCAGTGATCATATCCCACTCAAAGAGGTGGCTTCTCATATCAAGCAAGAGGATTTGCAAAGGTTTTTTGTGCGTCTATTTCAGAGCTTAAAAGCACAAAAATATTGTGTAATGGGACTCAATCCTCATTGTGGCGATGGTGGGATTATCGGCGATGAGGATAGTATCATCGCACAGGCGATCAAAGAGAGCAATGCTTGGCTTGGTGGTGATTATTTTGTGGGACCTATCCCTTGTGATTGTGCATTTATCCCCTCCAAACGCCAAGAGTTTCAAATATGGGTGGGAATGTATCATGATATTGCACTCTCCACCCTCAAGGCTTTGTATTTTGATGAAAGTATCAATGTCACTTTGGGGATTGACATTTTACGCACCTCTGTAGATCACGGCGTCGCTTTTGACATTGCTTATAGCAATCAAGCCAAAACGCGAAGTTATCTCAATGCCATTGCCTATGCCAAAACACTCATACATCAAAAGGAGCATTGA
- a CDS encoding OmpP1/FadL family transporter: MIKKLSLYFCALSLVFGSGFKLNEHSLNSIALSSAYVAGANGADSALYNPANMGMGKFADRHEVEVSVTWLSVPKFAFTTDFTKIKKEIGRDQGTQVKCKPKNWLLGSLTCLGVDIFAPSAPKGASQADGYANATNFVYPEIFYKSPTFYGFNVGFALTAPSGMTIDWDGEGGKFLDKSFIAMVEANPVLSFKLAEWLSIAGGGRIIYGMGNFQNSLYVPYRSSMEIAGAIVTSQGTTAVDQISTTQGIGYGWNAAFTLKPIYFWTEDLIISGAYRSPAHIDFKGKLQAKARTGSLKNPIITADMDADLVLSTDVPPVLQVGIAQQMGSFLVEFVYERNFWSYGDKFEFNSTNQVFSNIGGSQANKMGTTDKERAEKVKSMMDGADYDAVAIGRGWKDTNSYRLGVTYGVGQKFRAMASIAYDETPVPIDGFGIPDANGYMVGVGARYSMFDDLFDIGAAYSMTFKDNRKSPIQSKEGWGKLQLVNVSMACRF, translated from the coding sequence ATGATCAAAAAATTATCATTATATTTTTGTGCTTTGTCGTTGGTGTTTGGAAGTGGATTCAAACTCAATGAGCATAGCCTCAACTCAATCGCCCTCAGCTCTGCCTATGTCGCAGGGGCAAATGGTGCGGATAGTGCGTTGTATAACCCCGCCAATATGGGAATGGGGAAATTCGCAGACAGGCACGAAGTCGAGGTTTCGGTCACTTGGCTGAGTGTCCCAAAGTTTGCATTCACTACAGATTTCACCAAGATCAAAAAAGAGATCGGGAGGGATCAAGGGACGCAGGTAAAATGTAAGCCAAAGAATTGGTTATTGGGTTCTTTGACTTGTTTGGGCGTCGATATATTTGCCCCAAGTGCACCCAAAGGAGCATCACAAGCTGACGGATATGCCAATGCGACAAATTTCGTCTATCCTGAGATTTTTTACAAATCCCCTACTTTTTATGGATTCAATGTAGGCTTTGCTCTCACGGCACCTTCTGGAATGACGATTGACTGGGACGGAGAGGGCGGTAAGTTTTTGGACAAAAGTTTCATCGCGATGGTCGAGGCAAACCCTGTGTTGTCTTTCAAACTAGCAGAATGGCTCTCTATCGCAGGGGGAGGACGCATTATCTATGGAATGGGCAACTTCCAAAACTCACTCTATGTGCCTTATCGCTCATCTATGGAGATCGCAGGGGCGATTGTCACAAGTCAAGGCACCACCGCAGTGGATCAAATCTCGACAACTCAAGGAATCGGCTATGGGTGGAATGCAGCCTTTACGCTCAAACCGATTTATTTTTGGACTGAGGATTTGATCATTTCAGGAGCATATCGCTCTCCCGCCCATATTGATTTCAAAGGCAAACTACAGGCAAAAGCTAGGACAGGAAGTCTCAAAAACCCAATCATCACGGCAGATATGGACGCAGATCTCGTGCTCTCCACCGATGTCCCCCCCGTGCTTCAAGTGGGTATCGCACAGCAAATGGGGAGTTTCCTAGTCGAGTTTGTCTATGAGAGAAATTTCTGGAGCTATGGAGACAAATTCGAGTTCAACAGCACCAATCAAGTGTTTAGCAATATCGGCGGAAGCCAAGCAAACAAGATGGGCACAACAGACAAAGAGAGGGCAGAAAAAGTCAAAAGTATGATGGATGGGGCAGACTATGACGCTGTGGCTATCGGTCGTGGGTGGAAAGATACCAACTCCTATCGTTTGGGCGTCACCTATGGAGTGGGGCAGAAGTTCCGTGCGATGGCTTCTATCGCTTATGATGAGACTCCTGTGCCTATCGATGGGTTTGGGATCCCAGACGCAAACGGCTATATGGTGGGCGTAGGTGCGAGATATTCGATGTTTGATGATTTGTTTGACATCGGTGCCGCCTATTCGATGACTTTCAAAGACAATCGCAAATCCCCCATCCAATCCAAAGAGGGCTGGGGCAAACTTCAACTTGTCAATGTCAGTATGGCTTGTCGATTCTAG
- a CDS encoding thioredoxin family protein, with amino-acid sequence MVETIDQAKYAEVIQQGNVLIVLGSAWCKDCVRIEPFLKDLQVELEGKVAIYKIDTRSEEDLSATLNIRAIPTLVCYQNGNEVGERLVEPQSKELIVNQLHQAFGI; translated from the coding sequence ATGGTAGAAACAATAGATCAAGCAAAATATGCAGAAGTGATCCAACAAGGAAATGTGCTGATTGTTTTGGGGTCGGCTTGGTGCAAGGATTGCGTGCGAATCGAGCCGTTTTTGAAAGATTTGCAAGTCGAGCTAGAGGGCAAAGTCGCTATTTACAAGATTGATACACGCAGTGAGGAGGATTTGAGTGCCACGCTCAATATCCGTGCGATTCCTACTTTGGTTTGTTATCAAAACGGCAATGAGGTTGGAGAGCGGTTGGTGGAACCACAAAGCAAAGAGTTGATTGTCAATCAGCTCCATCAGGCTTTTGGGATCTAA
- the lpxD gene encoding UDP-3-O-(3-hydroxymyristoyl)glucosamine N-acyltransferase translates to MRLYEILQYLGIGTEGYRDFEVEALSNMEEAGAHHIVYLDQDKYLQDLQTSHASAVLIHQKHINQVPKGMQGIVVKNPHLAFAYLTSFFAKELFANQGAEAVLGEGAQVMPNAYVGKNVKIGAGSVVMAGAVVGDRVEIGKGCQIFPNAVIYADTLIGDYVSIHAGSVIGSDGFGYAHTEDGKHIKIFHNGKVVIEDEVEIGANCTIDRAVFGETRIKKGSKIDNLVQIGHNCIIGENSILVSQVGLAGSTTTGRNVVMGGQAGTGGHIHIGDFVQIAGRGAVGKNLPPNTKWGGHPLMPLDEWMKFYVGLKKILKNQQKTL, encoded by the coding sequence ATGAGATTGTATGAGATTTTGCAATATCTGGGGATTGGGACAGAGGGCTACAGGGATTTTGAAGTTGAGGCTTTGAGCAATATGGAGGAGGCAGGCGCTCATCATATCGTGTATCTAGATCAAGATAAATATTTGCAAGATTTGCAAACGAGCCACGCAAGTGCAGTGCTAATCCACCAAAAGCACATCAATCAAGTGCCAAAAGGTATGCAAGGGATTGTTGTCAAGAATCCACATCTAGCTTTTGCCTATCTCACAAGCTTTTTTGCCAAAGAGTTGTTTGCCAATCAGGGTGCGGAGGCGGTTTTGGGAGAGGGGGCACAAGTGATGCCCAATGCCTATGTGGGCAAAAATGTCAAAATCGGGGCAGGAAGTGTCGTGATGGCAGGGGCTGTGGTGGGCGATAGAGTGGAGATTGGCAAAGGGTGTCAGATTTTCCCAAATGCAGTGATTTATGCAGATACGCTGATAGGGGATTATGTGAGTATCCACGCAGGGAGTGTGATAGGGAGTGATGGCTTTGGCTATGCCCATACAGAAGATGGCAAACATATTAAAATCTTCCACAATGGAAAAGTTGTGATTGAAGATGAGGTGGAGATTGGGGCAAATTGCACAATCGATCGTGCCGTGTTTGGAGAAACGCGTATCAAAAAAGGAAGCAAAATCGATAATCTCGTGCAAATCGGTCATAATTGTATCATCGGCGAAAATAGCATTCTTGTCTCTCAAGTGGGGTTGGCAGGCTCTACGACGACTGGGCGTAATGTCGTGATGGGGGGACAGGCTGGGACAGGTGGGCATATCCATATAGGGGATTTTGTGCAGATTGCAGGGCGTGGAGCTGTGGGCAAAAATCTACCCCCCAATACCAAATGGGGAGGACATCCGCTAATGCCTTTGGATGAGTGGATGAAATTTTATGTTGGTTTGAAAAAAATACTAAAAAACCAACAAAAGACATTATAA
- the uvrB gene encoding excinuclease ABC subunit UvrB, producing the protein MKTFELHSKYAPSGDQPQAIEKLCESILAGNRYQTLIGVTGSGKTFSMANIIAKLNMPTLIMTHNKTLAAQLYSEFKGFFPNNRVEYFISHFDYYQPEAYIPRRDLFIEKDSAINEDLERLRLSATTSLLAYDDVIVVASVSANYGLGNPQEYLEVIEKLEVGKSYGQKHLLSKLVEMGYTRNDTAFERGNFRVNGEVIDIFPAYNQSQYIRIEFFGDEIECISIQEALSNTLLKKLPSYVLYAANQFIVGANRLNQALKDIEDELDARLKEFALQGKEVESTRLKSRTEFDLEMMSQSGICKGIENYARHLTGKKPGETPYCLLDYFEQKKKPYLVIVDESHVSLPQFGGMYAGDRSRKEVLVEYGFRLPSALDNRPLQFEEFINKPPHFLFVSATPAQKELELSGNHIAEQIIRPTGLLDPLYEIRDSENQVLDCLEEIKLCIARNERVLITTLTKKMAEELSEYYANAGIRVAYLHSEIDAIERNHLIRSLRLGEFDVLVGINLLREGLDLPEVSLVAIMDADKEGFLRSETSLIQTMGRAARNLNGKVLLYAQKITQSMKKACETTDYRRAKQMEFNALHNVTPKSVRREVELELKPENEALLYEKYDKKAKIPKSEKERIIKELKAKMLEASKKLEFEEAARIRDEIKKLQQGS; encoded by the coding sequence ATGAAAACATTTGAACTCCATAGCAAATACGCCCCTTCAGGAGATCAGCCTCAAGCGATTGAAAAGCTTTGTGAGAGTATCCTTGCAGGCAATCGCTATCAGACATTGATTGGGGTGACAGGGAGTGGCAAAACTTTTAGTATGGCAAACATTATTGCCAAACTCAATATGCCCACTTTGATTATGACTCACAACAAAACCCTAGCCGCACAGCTCTATAGTGAGTTTAAGGGGTTTTTCCCAAACAATCGCGTAGAGTATTTCATCTCTCACTTTGATTATTATCAACCCGAAGCCTATATCCCAAGACGCGATTTGTTTATCGAAAAAGATAGTGCGATCAATGAGGATTTGGAGCGTTTGAGATTGAGTGCAACGACTTCACTGCTAGCCTATGATGATGTGATTGTCGTCGCTTCAGTGTCTGCTAATTATGGTTTGGGCAATCCACAAGAATATCTAGAAGTCATCGAAAAGCTTGAGGTGGGCAAAAGCTATGGACAAAAACATCTTTTGAGCAAACTTGTTGAAATGGGATACACACGCAATGATACGGCGTTTGAAAGGGGGAACTTCAGAGTCAATGGCGAAGTGATTGACATATTCCCTGCATACAATCAATCCCAATACATTCGTATCGAATTTTTTGGCGATGAAATTGAGTGTATCAGTATTCAAGAAGCACTCAGCAATACATTGCTCAAAAAGCTCCCCTCCTATGTCCTCTATGCTGCCAATCAGTTCATCGTGGGAGCCAATCGCCTAAACCAAGCACTCAAAGACATTGAGGATGAGCTTGACGCACGCCTCAAAGAGTTTGCCCTGCAAGGCAAAGAAGTAGAATCCACACGCCTCAAAAGCCGCACGGAGTTTGATTTGGAGATGATGAGCCAAAGTGGGATTTGCAAGGGGATTGAGAACTATGCACGCCACCTCACAGGCAAAAAGCCGGGTGAAACCCCTTATTGTTTGTTGGATTATTTTGAACAAAAAAAGAAGCCCTATCTTGTCATCGTTGATGAATCCCATGTAAGTTTGCCTCAATTTGGAGGAATGTATGCAGGGGATCGCAGTCGCAAAGAAGTGCTAGTGGAGTATGGATTCCGTTTGCCTAGTGCGTTGGACAATCGCCCTCTGCAGTTTGAGGAGTTTATCAACAAGCCCCCGCATTTTCTTTTTGTGTCTGCTACCCCAGCCCAAAAAGAATTGGAGCTTAGTGGCAATCATATTGCCGAGCAAATCATCCGTCCTACAGGTTTGCTAGACCCACTCTATGAAATCCGCGATAGTGAAAATCAAGTGCTAGATTGTTTGGAAGAAATCAAACTATGTATCGCTAGAAATGAGCGTGTGCTGATTACCACTCTCACCAAAAAAATGGCAGAGGAATTGAGCGAGTATTATGCCAATGCAGGGATTAGGGTTGCATATCTGCATAGCGAGATTGACGCGATTGAGAGAAATCATCTCATCCGTTCTTTGAGACTAGGTGAGTTTGATGTGCTTGTGGGAATCAATCTCTTGCGTGAGGGGCTAGATTTGCCGGAGGTGAGTTTGGTTGCCATTATGGACGCTGACAAAGAGGGGTTTTTGAGGAGTGAGACAAGTCTCATTCAAACAATGGGGCGTGCTGCAAGAAATCTCAATGGCAAAGTCCTGCTCTATGCCCAAAAAATCACGCAATCAATGAAAAAAGCTTGTGAAACGACTGATTATCGTCGTGCCAAACAAATGGAGTTCAATGCTTTGCACAATGTCACCCCCAAGAGCGTGAGGCGTGAAGTGGAGCTAGAGCTCAAGCCTGAAAACGAAGCCTTGCTTTATGAAAAATATGACAAAAAAGCCAAAATCCCAAAAAGCGAAAAAGAAAGGATTATCAAAGAGCTAAAAGCCAAAATGCTAGAAGCAAGCAAAAAGCTTGAGTTTGAAGAGGCGGCAAGAATCCGAGATGAGATCAAAAAACTACAACAAGGGAGCTAG
- a CDS encoding pyridoxine 5'-phosphate synthase — MKLGINIDHIATLREARKINEPSPLEAIFVLKNAGAAHITLHLREDRRHIHDNDLQAIIANSPLPINLECATSEEIIALACELKPQQVTLVPEKRQEVTTEGGLNLKSPKLQETIQKLQDSGIITSLFIDPNLPSIEQSLALGVRHIELHTGEWANLNLMASSNLKHTQHKITSLDFPYPILQDKICNTLKQIQECAILGEREGLEVCAGHGLNYQNVKPIAQIPQIRELNIGHSIIARAIFVGLFEAIREMQSIINESI, encoded by the coding sequence ATGAAACTTGGAATCAATATCGACCACATCGCCACCCTCAGAGAAGCACGAAAAATCAATGAACCTAGTCCATTAGAAGCGATCTTTGTCCTCAAAAACGCAGGGGCTGCACACATCACACTTCATCTGCGTGAAGATAGAAGACATATCCACGATAATGACTTGCAAGCCATCATCGCCAACAGCCCACTACCCATCAATCTTGAGTGTGCCACCTCTGAGGAAATCATCGCTCTAGCTTGTGAGCTCAAACCCCAACAGGTTACACTCGTGCCAGAGAAGCGTCAAGAGGTAACCACAGAGGGCGGACTAAATCTCAAATCCCCCAAACTTCAAGAAACTATCCAAAAACTCCAAGACTCTGGAATCATCACTTCACTTTTCATCGATCCCAATCTACCCTCCATAGAGCAGTCTTTGGCACTTGGGGTGCGACATATTGAGTTGCACACAGGAGAATGGGCTAACCTCAACCTAATGGCTTCTAGCAATCTCAAACACACACAGCACAAAATCACCTCGCTTGATTTCCCCTACCCCATTCTTCAAGACAAGATTTGCAATACACTCAAGCAGATTCAAGAATGTGCCATTTTGGGAGAGAGAGAGGGGCTAGAAGTGTGTGCAGGGCATGGCTTGAACTACCAAAATGTCAAGCCCATCGCCCAAATCCCCCAAATCAGAGAACTCAACATCGGACATAGCATCATCGCAAGAGCCATTTTTGTAGGGCTTTTTGAAGCGATTAGAGAAATGCAGAGTATCATCAATGAATCAATCTAG
- a CDS encoding YeiH family protein, translating into MKKHNDSIKQGGLADRLCHWGAMLRSNFKGVLFVGAIVALALILAKNKAIQDSTHLAGTAFAILIGAVCSPLFFRYKHSLQAGVHFSAKKLLRLGIILYGFNVTLTELAGVGVWGILISAIVITSVFLLAVVVGPRVFGLDRETSMLVGAGSAICGAAAVLALESTLKSDSFKGIVAVGTVVIFGLLFMFIYPFAYANGLFPALDGGGMGVFMGATLHEVANVAGATEMAKDLSQGAFSQSAANIAIIIKMMRVIMLVPFLLIVAYFFAKNQKTTAEAGETSRKKIDIPWFAFAFLGVIVLNTYFASVADVRIVGDLTFGWITAMGRELCGIFIVFAMAGLGLQIDFKKFIQAGGKAFGLAFFLAIVLIFGGYFLISLFKGILW; encoded by the coding sequence ATGAAAAAACATAATGATTCTATCAAACAGGGTGGATTGGCTGATCGGCTTTGTCATTGGGGTGCGATGTTGCGTTCGAATTTCAAGGGAGTTTTGTTTGTCGGGGCGATTGTGGCACTTGCTTTGATACTTGCCAAAAACAAAGCGATACAAGATAGCACGCATCTTGCAGGAACTGCTTTTGCGATTTTGATTGGGGCTGTTTGCTCCCCTTTGTTTTTTAGATACAAGCATTCTTTGCAGGCTGGCGTGCATTTTAGTGCCAAAAAGCTCTTGAGGCTTGGGATCATCCTCTATGGATTCAATGTGACGCTGACAGAATTGGCAGGAGTGGGGGTCTGGGGCATTTTGATTTCAGCGATTGTGATCACAAGCGTTTTTCTTTTGGCAGTCGTTGTGGGTCCAAGGGTTTTTGGGCTGGATAGAGAAACCTCGATGCTTGTGGGGGCAGGGAGTGCGATCTGTGGAGCTGCCGCGGTTTTGGCATTGGAATCCACGCTCAAATCAGATTCTTTCAAAGGGATTGTGGCTGTTGGCACCGTTGTTATTTTCGGGCTTTTGTTTATGTTCATCTATCCTTTTGCCTATGCCAACGGGCTGTTTCCCGCTTTGGATGGTGGGGGTATGGGCGTGTTTATGGGGGCGACATTGCACGAAGTGGCAAATGTGGCAGGAGCGACAGAAATGGCAAAAGATCTCTCGCAAGGTGCCTTTAGCCAAAGTGCCGCAAACATCGCCATCATCATCAAAATGATGCGTGTGATTATGCTTGTGCCATTTTTGCTCATCGTGGCGTATTTTTTTGCCAAAAACCAAAAAACTACAGCAGAGGCTGGGGAGACATCACGCAAAAAGATAGACATCCCTTGGTTTGCTTTTGCGTTTTTGGGTGTGATTGTTTTGAACACTTATTTTGCGAGTGTTGCGGATGTGCGTATCGTGGGGGATTTGACTTTTGGCTGGATCACTGCGATGGGTCGTGAGCTGTGTGGGATTTTCATCGTGTTTGCAATGGCGGGATTGGGGTTGCAAATCGATTTCAAAAAATTCATCCAAGCGGGAGGAAAGGCATTTGGTTTGGCTTTTTTTCTTGCAATTGTGCTAATCTTTGGGGGTTATTTTTTAATCTCACTTTTTAAAGGAATCTTATGGTAG
- the gpmI gene encoding 2,3-bisphosphoglycerate-independent phosphoglycerate mutase, translating into MQKVILVITDGIGHSTQDKYNAFKSAATPAYDWLFANAPHSLIRTYGESIGLPNNQMGNSEVGHMTLGSGQVILQDLLKINQAIHSKTLFANEHFQTLKTRENIHLVGLVSDGGVHSDIAHLVGILKELKQSDNRVWIHIIADGRDVAPQSLQTFLDTLQPHLSANIQIATLSGRYYAMDRDRRWERIQSAYDCIISANPKTTQTPSQYLAQSYQDNISDEFIIPTAFGSFDGVENGDAFLFFNFRSDRMRELTFAIGSKDFNHFQRPPLKDLFLLCMTPYDENFPLPTLINKENLTHTLASIISQAQLTQAHIAETEKYAHVTFFFNGGREKVFDGESRFLIPSPKVATYDLKPEMSAEEVGEQTLKCMQDGFDFIVVNFANGDMVGHTGVFEAGIKAVEAVDTELLKILQACQQHHYALILTSDHGNCEEMRDQDGNILTNHTIGDVWCFALCDQIQSLDNGTLANIAPTILKIMGLPIPTQMQKPLF; encoded by the coding sequence ATGCAAAAAGTGATTTTGGTAATTACAGATGGTATAGGACATTCCACTCAAGACAAATACAATGCGTTCAAAAGTGCGGCAACACCTGCTTATGATTGGCTTTTTGCAAATGCTCCACATTCTCTCATCCGCACCTATGGAGAGAGCATTGGGCTACCAAACAATCAAATGGGAAACTCTGAAGTGGGGCACATGACACTAGGATCTGGGCAGGTGATTTTGCAAGATTTGCTCAAAATCAACCAAGCAATTCACTCAAAGACATTGTTTGCAAACGAGCATTTTCAAACGCTAAAAACGCGAGAAAATATCCATCTAGTTGGATTGGTGAGTGATGGTGGTGTGCATTCTGACATCGCTCATCTTGTAGGCATTCTCAAAGAGCTAAAGCAATCAGACAATCGAGTTTGGATTCACATCATTGCCGATGGGCGTGATGTCGCACCTCAAAGCCTTCAAACCTTTCTTGACACGCTACAACCCCACCTGTCTGCAAACATACAAATCGCTACTTTGAGTGGGAGATATTATGCGATGGATAGAGATAGGCGTTGGGAGAGAATCCAATCAGCCTATGATTGCATTATCTCTGCAAATCCCAAAACCACACAAACTCCAAGCCAATATCTTGCACAAAGCTATCAAGACAATATTTCTGATGAATTTATCATACCTACGGCTTTTGGCTCATTTGATGGGGTTGAAAATGGAGATGCTTTTTTGTTTTTCAACTTCCGATCAGATCGTATGCGTGAGCTAACTTTTGCGATAGGTAGCAAAGATTTCAACCACTTCCAACGCCCTCCACTCAAAGATCTTTTCTTGCTTTGTATGACTCCTTATGATGAGAACTTCCCCCTGCCCACTCTTATCAACAAAGAAAACCTCACGCACACCCTTGCAAGTATCATCTCTCAAGCTCAACTCACACAAGCCCACATCGCAGAAACCGAGAAATATGCCCATGTGACTTTTTTCTTCAATGGTGGAAGAGAAAAGGTTTTTGATGGCGAATCACGCTTTTTGATCCCAAGCCCAAAAGTGGCAACTTATGATCTCAAGCCTGAAATGAGTGCAGAGGAAGTGGGAGAGCAAACGCTCAAATGTATGCAAGATGGCTTTGATTTTATCGTTGTTAATTTTGCCAATGGCGATATGGTGGGACACACGGGGGTTTTTGAAGCAGGGATCAAGGCAGTTGAAGCTGTAGATACAGAATTGCTCAAAATCTTGCAAGCCTGCCAACAACACCACTACGCACTCATTCTCACAAGCGATCACGGAAATTGCGAAGAAATGAGAGATCAAGATGGAAACATTCTCACAAACCACACTATTGGTGATGTGTGGTGTTTCGCATTATGTGATCAAATACAAAGTCTAGATAATGGGACACTTGCAAACATCGCTCCGACGATTCTTAAGATTATGGGACTTCCCATACCCACACAAATGCAAAAACCACTTTTTTGA
- a CDS encoding formate dehydrogenase subunit gamma, whose translation MRGISVLLFLFLFLSGAFANEKQPNFSQNTEIYGVKQIEQIKNWGWDSPTAGVIGNTPQGVAVGPLDSGKPLSGIQDAKGLGELFTLLQNKFFAPIFLAIIVLVPVAFATHLMLFGSKRFAHGVKYKIFSTYNIAVHWLTAVPFIVICITGLIMVFGAQLGGGLFVRLARDLHAISTLAFVVFGPLMFLMWVKASLPKSYDLKWLLMLGGYLTKGDTIKTPIPSGQFNAGMKMWFWVCTIGGFVMVITGAIMYFQFAPINALRLSAIIHNVLGFAIIALLITHIYMAVFAIEGALSAMVDGTMGEEELAILHSCYYQELQASGELERKKVAHS comes from the coding sequence ATGAGGGGCATTAGCGTTTTATTATTTTTATTCCTCTTTTTGAGTGGAGCTTTTGCTAATGAAAAACAGCCGAATTTTTCTCAAAATACAGAGATTTATGGCGTGAAACAAATTGAGCAAATCAAAAATTGGGGGTGGGATTCTCCTACTGCAGGAGTGATTGGCAATACGCCTCAAGGGGTGGCAGTGGGACCACTTGATAGTGGTAAGCCATTGAGTGGGATCCAAGATGCCAAAGGATTGGGTGAGCTTTTTACGCTTTTGCAAAACAAATTTTTTGCCCCTATCTTTTTGGCGATCATTGTGTTGGTGCCTGTTGCATTTGCGACACACCTAATGCTCTTTGGTTCCAAACGCTTCGCACATGGCGTGAAGTATAAGATTTTTTCTACTTACAATATCGCAGTGCATTGGCTCACCGCTGTGCCTTTTATCGTGATTTGTATCACAGGCTTGATTATGGTGTTTGGTGCTCAGCTTGGTGGAGGGCTTTTTGTGAGACTAGCGCGTGATTTGCACGCGATCTCCACTCTTGCGTTTGTGGTTTTTGGTCCTTTGATGTTTTTGATGTGGGTGAAAGCTTCTTTGCCCAAATCTTATGATTTGAAATGGCTTTTGATGCTTGGGGGGTATCTCACAAAGGGTGACACTATCAAAACTCCTATTCCTTCAGGGCAATTCAATGCGGGGATGAAAATGTGGTTTTGGGTTTGCACAATCGGGGGATTTGTGATGGTTATCACTGGGGCGATTATGTATTTTCAATTTGCTCCTATCAATGCCCTAAGGTTGAGCGCGATTATCCACAATGTCTTAGGGTTTGCAATCATTGCACTTTTGATCACACACATTTATATGGCTGTGTTTGCGATTGAAGGGGCTTTGAGTGCGATGGTGGATGGCACAATGGGGGAGGAGGAACTAGCGATTTTGCATTCTTGCTATTATCAAGAACTTCAAGCAAGTGGGGAGCTTGAGCGTAAAAAAGTCGCACACTCCTAA